DNA from Sinorhizobium fredii USDA 257:
TGATCATCTTACTTACCGCTACAAGCCGGAGTCTGCACCATGGCCGCTGTCGATAATGTGGGACGAGTACATGCGCGACATGTTGCGCCATCGCGACCTCCTGCGCGACCATGGCGATATGTCAATGACCAACCCTCGCTTTCATGCCTGGCGCGAGCGCCAAATTCGGCGTTGTAATGACGAATTGGGCGGATCAGCACCGTCGATCACACACCCCATCATCGCTTTCGAGCTGAGGGAAGGGTGCACCGTCGGTTGCTGGTTCTGCGGCCTCTCGGCCGCTCCGTTCAAAGGCTATTACGAGTATAGCAAACAGCATGCAGAGCTTTGGCGCGGCGTGGTTGGTGTCGCGAGCGAGGTGTTTGGCCCGGCAGCTCGTACTGGGTTCTGCTACTGGGCCACAGAGCCAATGGACAACCCGCAGTACGACCGCTTTCTCTTCGACTACTATCAGATCACGGGCGCATTGCCGCAAACAACGACGGCCGCCCCGCTCAAGGATGAGGCACTCACCAGGCGCGTGCTCGGCCTCTTCAATCTTTATGGCACTACGATGAATCGCTTCTCTGTGCTCAGCACGGCACATCTCAATCAGATCCACAGGGCGTTTTCGCCTGAAGAACTGACAGGGGTCGAACTCATCATGCAGGGCAAGGACGCCCCGACCGCAAAGGCTTTCACGGGGCGTGCGCGCAAGCGGAAGGAGAAACTCAGTGCGAGGCAAGAGGCAATCGCCTTGACGGAGCGCAATCACACGACGATCGCCTGTGTTTCCGGCTTCCTCGTAAATATGCCGCAGAGACGTTTGCAACTAGTGACGCCGGTACCGGGTAGCGAACGCTGGCCCCTCGGGTATCGCATAGTGGGTCAACGGTCATTCAGGACGCCTGACGAGTTCCGGGACGGGCTCAAGAGCATGATTGATCAACATATGCTCGAGAGCCCAGCCCCCGACCTGCCGATCCGCTTTCGCAGGGACCTGGAGTACACAGCGGGAGACCGCTGCTTCCATCTCCGCTCGCGAAGCATGGAACACCGGGTGCTCGACTACGCTCCGATCTCGGTTGGCCATCTAATCGCGTGCGGCAACTTT
Protein-coding regions in this window:
- a CDS encoding radical SAM family RiPP maturation amino acid epimerase, which codes for KGEYWRQIFNRRTPEQRRTLSHIKRFMERLAGDIKFRTAVSESADAPRAVTERYGIEVDPLEILPLWRDDHLTYRYKPESAPWPLSIMWDEYMRDMLRHRDLLRDHGDMSMTNPRFHAWRERQIRRCNDELGGSAPSITHPIIAFELREGCTVGCWFCGLSAAPFKGYYEYSKQHAELWRGVVGVASEVFGPAARTGFCYWATEPMDNPQYDRFLFDYYQITGALPQTTTAAPLKDEALTRRVLGLFNLYGTTMNRFSVLSTAHLNQIHRAFSPEELTGVELIMQGKDAPTAKAFTGRARKRKEKLSARQEAIALTERNHTTIACVSGFLVNMPQRRLQLVTPVPGSERWPLGYRIVGQRSFRTPDEFRDGLKSMIDQHMLESPAPDLPIRFRRDLEYTAGDRCFHLRSRSMEHRVLDYAPISVGHLIACGNFTVSELVMRASTDGMSVLAVADLLDQLYAAGVIEEDLGDRYAWQTSDGMKDRIEEAQG